The Shewanella japonica genome has a window encoding:
- a CDS encoding tetratricopeptide repeat protein, translating to MHRVTIVSLRIVMLRLSLVIFCFIPYLAVAELASVDIYSDEQLLTLIRTDRYLEQVQTDDCQLVQDIEARAEILKQPMYQFLWGEMLNHGVCVPKHASRGMKQLQIAAEQGSAEAMLKLAEYYYHGKMVVKDKNRAVQYVMPAAANGDVPARLMLVRLFSEGYGSPVDYKLGYHWLYNSVFNDEATQKQAASLLQDLAAKMPASIVERAQQPQLH from the coding sequence ATGCATAGAGTAACTATAGTGTCATTGAGAATTGTTATGCTGCGATTAAGTTTGGTCATCTTCTGTTTTATTCCTTATCTTGCTGTTGCTGAACTTGCTTCAGTAGATATCTATAGTGATGAACAGTTATTGACATTAATTCGTACTGATCGATATTTAGAGCAAGTGCAAACCGATGATTGTCAGTTAGTGCAAGATATTGAAGCAAGAGCTGAAATTTTAAAGCAGCCCATGTATCAGTTTTTATGGGGCGAAATGCTTAACCATGGTGTGTGCGTACCTAAGCATGCCTCTCGTGGTATGAAACAATTACAAATTGCTGCAGAGCAAGGTAGCGCAGAGGCGATGCTAAAACTGGCCGAATATTACTATCACGGCAAAATGGTAGTTAAAGATAAGAATCGTGCTGTGCAGTATGTGATGCCTGCAGCTGCCAATGGTGATGTTCCAGCACGACTTATGTTAGTTCGCTTATTTAGCGAAGGTTATGGTAGCCCTGTAGACTATAAGTTAGGTTACCATTGGTTATATAACAGCGTATTTAATGATGAAGCAACGCAAAAACAAGCGGCTTCATTATTGCAGGATTTAGCCGCTAAGATGCCCGCCAGTATAGTAGAGCGAGCTCAGCAGCCACAGCTGCATTAA
- the rplM gene encoding 50S ribosomal protein L13, whose product MKTTFTATPETVTRDWFVVDAEGKTLGRIATEIATRLRGKHKPEYTPHVDTGDYIIVINAEKVAVTGNKAKGKVYYSHSGFIGGIKQITFEKLQDHKPEMIIEKAVKGMLPKGPLGRAMFRKLKVYAGTEHNHAAQQPQVLDI is encoded by the coding sequence ATGAAGACTACATTTACTGCTACACCAGAAACAGTCACTCGTGACTGGTTCGTCGTTGATGCTGAAGGTAAAACTTTAGGTCGTATCGCTACTGAAATTGCTACTCGTTTACGCGGTAAGCATAAGCCAGAGTATACTCCTCATGTTGATACTGGCGACTACATCATCGTTATTAACGCTGAGAAAGTTGCTGTGACTGGTAACAAAGCTAAAGGCAAAGTTTACTACTCACATTCAGGTTTCATCGGTGGCATTAAGCAGATTACTTTTGAAAAGCTGCAAGATCATAAGCCTGAAATGATTATCGAGAAAGCAGTTAAGGGTATGTTACCAAAAGGTCCATTGGGCCGTGCTATGTTCCGTAAGCTTAAAGTTTACGCTGGCACTGAACATAACCATGCTGCACAACAACCTCAAGTTCTTGATATCTAA
- the zapE gene encoding cell division protein ZapE yields MSQLSPWQHYQQDLTREGFSHDLAQEQAVKSLQRVYEELIAADTQTSGMTKLLSAIGIKKSAPSVQGLYLWGGVGRGKTYLMDTFFDALPTDKKLRAHFHRFMHQLHHDLGELEGVQDPLISIAKKMAQQYKIICFDEFFVSDITDAMLLGTLFQYLFKEGVALVATSNIIPDDLYKNGLQRARFLPAVALINQHCEILNVDSGIDYRLRTLEQAEIYHFPLDEQADTNLLTYFGQLAPEFEVLTDAIEIEGRLIDIRQQSQGVLLANFRDLCDGPRSQRDYMEVARLYHTVLLSGLEQMGSSTTGDDIARRFLAMVDEFYERNVKLIISAEVALEAIYTDGLLAFEFRRCRSRLIEMQSHDYLTLEHLP; encoded by the coding sequence GTGTCTCAGTTAAGCCCATGGCAGCATTATCAACAAGATTTAACCCGTGAAGGTTTTTCTCATGACTTAGCACAAGAGCAAGCAGTTAAGTCATTACAAAGAGTGTATGAAGAGCTTATAGCTGCTGATACTCAAACCTCTGGCATGACTAAACTATTGAGCGCTATTGGTATTAAAAAATCTGCACCTTCAGTGCAGGGGTTATACCTTTGGGGCGGTGTAGGCCGTGGTAAAACCTACCTTATGGATACCTTCTTTGATGCTTTACCGACAGATAAAAAACTGCGTGCTCATTTTCATCGGTTTATGCATCAGTTACATCATGATTTAGGTGAACTGGAAGGGGTGCAAGACCCGTTAATCAGCATTGCGAAGAAAATGGCTCAACAATATAAGATTATTTGTTTTGATGAGTTTTTTGTTTCTGACATTACTGATGCGATGTTATTGGGAACCTTGTTTCAATACTTGTTTAAAGAAGGCGTTGCTTTAGTGGCAACATCTAACATTATTCCTGATGATTTATACAAAAACGGCCTTCAACGTGCGCGCTTTTTACCTGCGGTTGCATTAATTAATCAGCATTGTGAAATTTTAAACGTGGATTCAGGTATCGATTACCGTTTACGTACACTTGAGCAAGCTGAGATATACCATTTCCCATTAGATGAACAAGCTGATACAAACTTACTAACTTATTTTGGCCAGCTTGCCCCTGAATTTGAGGTGCTGACAGACGCTATCGAGATAGAAGGGCGTTTAATTGATATTCGTCAGCAATCTCAAGGCGTGCTATTAGCTAATTTTAGAGACTTGTGTGATGGGCCAAGATCGCAACGTGATTATATGGAAGTGGCCAGACTCTATCACACGGTTTTATTAAGTGGTTTAGAGCAGATGGGCTCGTCTACGACAGGTGATGATATTGCCAGACGTTTTCTGGCGATGGTGGATGAGTTTTATGAGCGTAATGTTAAGCTGATTATCTCTGCAGAAGTGGCGCTGGAAGCTATTTATACAGACGGTTTATTGGCTTTTGAGTTCAGGCGTTGTCGTTCGCGTTTAATCGAAATGCAATCTCATGATTACCTGACTTTAGAGCATCTACCTTAA
- the rpsI gene encoding 30S ribosomal protein S9 has protein sequence MSATQYYGTGRRKTSTARVFAKAGSGQIVVNQRPLDVYFGRETARMVVRQPLELVEMTDKLDIYVTVKGGGITGQAGAIRHGITRALLQLDEALRPSLRGAGFVTRDARKVERKKVGLRKARRKPQFSKR, from the coding sequence ATGTCTGCAACTCAGTACTACGGCACTGGCCGTCGTAAAACATCAACTGCTCGCGTATTCGCTAAAGCAGGTAGTGGTCAAATCGTTGTTAACCAACGTCCACTAGATGTATATTTTGGTCGTGAAACTGCTCGTATGGTTGTTCGTCAACCTCTAGAGCTTGTTGAAATGACTGACAAACTTGACATCTATGTAACTGTTAAGGGCGGTGGTATCACTGGCCAAGCAGGTGCAATTCGTCACGGTATTACTCGTGCATTGCTTCAATTAGACGAAGCTTTACGTCCTTCTTTACGCGGCGCTGGTTTCGTTACCCGTGATGCTCGTAAAGTTGAGCGTAAGAAAGTTGGTCTACGTAAAGCACGTCGTAAGCCACAATTCTCAAAACGTTAA
- the mlaD gene encoding outer membrane lipid asymmetry maintenance protein MlaD, with the protein MLTRKVELFVGVFLLAGLLAFCILVFNVANVELKPNQATYTLKAEFNNIGGLKVRSPVKVGGVVVGRVTNITLDTKKLVPVVTLTMDKQYDQFPETSSLSILTSGLLGEQFLGLTPGFMDDDIEMLADGDRVHDTRSALILEDLIGQLLYSVSSKD; encoded by the coding sequence ATGTTGACAAGGAAAGTAGAATTATTCGTAGGCGTATTTTTGCTCGCTGGGCTGCTGGCATTTTGTATTTTGGTATTCAATGTTGCCAACGTAGAACTAAAACCCAATCAAGCTACCTATACTCTAAAGGCAGAGTTCAACAATATTGGCGGGTTAAAAGTACGCTCGCCAGTTAAAGTAGGCGGAGTTGTCGTTGGCCGCGTGACAAATATAACCTTAGACACTAAAAAACTTGTGCCCGTGGTAACGTTAACGATGGACAAGCAATATGATCAATTCCCTGAAACCAGTAGCTTATCGATTTTAACCTCGGGTTTACTTGGGGAACAATTTTTAGGCTTAACCCCAGGTTTTATGGATGATGATATAGAGATGCTAGCGGATGGCGATAGAGTCCATGACACTCGTTCAGCATTAATATTAGAAGATTTAATTGGGCAACTTTTGTATAGCGTTTCTTCGAAGGATTAA
- a CDS encoding ATP-binding cassette domain-containing protein has translation MPLVEVRHMGFNRGSRVIFDDICLSIPKGKVTAIMGPSGIGKTTLLKLIGGQLTPNSGEVLFSGENVHQLTRPQLFELRKRMSMLFQSGALFTDMNVFDNVAFALREHSGLPEELIRKIVLMKLQAVGLRGAALMHPNELSGGMQRRAALARAIALEPEMILYDEPFAGQDPISMGMLVKLISELSDTLNLTSVVVSHDVDAVLSIADYVYVIAEKKVIASGTPEELRASDNRQIEQFIKGNPDGPVPFHFPAEDYQQEMLNGSD, from the coding sequence ATGCCATTGGTCGAAGTTCGCCACATGGGGTTCAATCGTGGATCACGTGTTATTTTTGATGATATTTGCTTGAGCATTCCCAAAGGGAAGGTGACAGCGATTATGGGCCCGAGTGGCATCGGAAAAACAACCTTACTCAAATTGATTGGTGGTCAATTAACGCCTAACAGTGGTGAGGTACTTTTTAGTGGTGAAAATGTTCATCAATTAACACGTCCGCAATTATTCGAATTACGTAAAAGAATGAGCATGCTTTTTCAAAGTGGTGCGTTATTTACCGATATGAATGTATTCGATAACGTCGCATTTGCCCTGCGAGAGCATTCAGGCTTACCTGAAGAGCTTATTCGTAAAATTGTGTTAATGAAGCTACAAGCGGTTGGGCTTCGAGGCGCAGCACTGATGCACCCTAATGAACTTTCTGGTGGAATGCAGAGAAGGGCAGCATTGGCGCGGGCAATTGCATTAGAACCTGAAATGATTTTGTATGATGAGCCATTTGCAGGCCAAGATCCTATTTCCATGGGTATGCTGGTGAAATTGATAAGCGAATTATCAGATACCTTAAATTTAACTTCAGTGGTGGTCTCTCATGATGTGGACGCCGTGCTGAGTATTGCCGATTATGTTTACGTCATCGCGGAGAAAAAAGTTATTGCTTCAGGAACTCCTGAAGAATTACGTGCTTCTGATAATCGTCAAATTGAGCAATTTATCAAAGGTAATCCTGACGGCCCTGTGCCATTTCATTTTCCTGCCGAAGATTACCAACAGGAGATGCTCAATGGGAGTGATTAA
- the mlaE gene encoding lipid asymmetry maintenance ABC transporter permease subunit MlaE, with protein sequence MGVINRIENIGRYALDFIAGLGRAGLMLWGAIAHLPRLQKGLPLLLKQIYVLGVRSMVIIVVSGLFIGMVLALQGYTVLADFGTVESLGPMVALSLLRELGPVVTALLFAGRAGSALTAEIGLMKSTEQLSSLEMMAVDPLKQVIAPRFWAGVISVPLLTMMFCLVGILGGHLVGVEWKGIDSGSFWSILQASVEWRQDIVNCLIKSTFFGVVVTWISLYRGYEVTPNPEGISKATTSTVVQASLVVLALDFLLTAIMFGQ encoded by the coding sequence ATGGGAGTGATTAACCGCATTGAAAACATCGGTCGCTACGCATTAGATTTTATCGCTGGTTTAGGGCGAGCTGGGCTTATGCTGTGGGGGGCAATTGCCCATTTACCTAGATTGCAAAAAGGGCTTCCTTTACTGCTCAAGCAAATTTATGTGCTTGGTGTGCGCTCAATGGTGATTATCGTCGTATCAGGTCTATTCATAGGTATGGTGTTAGCGCTTCAAGGTTATACCGTACTTGCTGATTTTGGTACTGTTGAAAGCCTAGGGCCTATGGTTGCCTTGAGTTTATTGCGTGAACTTGGCCCAGTGGTTACAGCTCTTTTATTTGCTGGTCGAGCGGGTTCAGCATTGACAGCTGAAATCGGATTAATGAAATCTACCGAGCAATTGTCTAGTCTTGAAATGATGGCCGTCGATCCGTTGAAGCAAGTTATCGCACCTCGCTTTTGGGCTGGAGTGATTTCAGTGCCATTATTAACCATGATGTTTTGCCTTGTTGGAATATTGGGTGGTCATTTGGTGGGGGTAGAATGGAAAGGCATTGATAGCGGGTCTTTTTGGTCAATTCTTCAAGCGTCGGTTGAGTGGCGTCAGGATATTGTAAATTGCTTGATTAAAAGTACCTTCTTCGGTGTGGTTGTGACATGGATTTCTTTATATCGCGGGTATGAAGTCACGCCAAACCCTGAAGGGATAAGCAAAGCCACTACCTCGACCGTGGTGCAAGCAAGTTTGGTCGTACTCGCATTAGATTTCTTGCTGACTGCAATCATGTTTGGTCAGTAG
- a CDS encoding BolA family protein, with translation MDCKVIEQILTEALTIDEVHVTSDGSHYKVVAVGECFDGMSKVKQQQTIYAPLNDHIASGELHALTIKTFTPTQWKREKLFNM, from the coding sequence ATGGATTGCAAAGTAATCGAGCAGATTTTAACAGAAGCACTAACGATTGATGAAGTGCATGTCACTTCAGATGGAAGTCATTATAAAGTTGTTGCCGTTGGCGAATGTTTTGATGGCATGAGCAAAGTAAAGCAGCAGCAAACGATTTATGCACCATTAAATGACCATATTGCTAGTGGTGAATTACATGCGCTGACCATCAAAACATTTACGCCGACACAGTGGAAGCGTGAAAAATTATTTAATATGTAA
- a CDS encoding DegQ family serine endoprotease codes for MKPKLTLLSAALLTASLSLMPAISQAAMPHAVDGQTLPSLAPMLEQATPAVVSVAVSGTQTSKQQIPDVFKYFFGPNAPQEQVRERPFRGLGSGVIIDAKEGYIVTNNHVINGADEIKIGLHDGREIDAKLIGSDPESDIALLQIKAKNLTAIKQTNSDDIRVGDFAIAIGNPFGLGQTVTSGIVSALGRSGLGIEMLENFIQTDAAINSGNSGGALVNLNGELIGINTAIVAPGGGNVGIGFAIPANMVNNLINQIIEHGEVKRGVLGVTGRDLDNELAKAFGLETQHGGFISEVMPDSAADEAGIEAGDIIVSVNGKKIKNFQELRAKVATMGAGAKVNIGIIRDGDKETVNVILGESTSSTGSAADALHPMLEGAELTNSNKGIEITDIAQGSPAARNGLEKGDLIVGLNRSKVKNLNSLKEELKNQQGAVALKILRDNKLMYLVLR; via the coding sequence ATGAAGCCAAAATTAACTTTACTTTCTGCAGCGTTATTAACTGCCTCTTTATCGTTAATGCCAGCTATATCACAGGCAGCGATGCCTCATGCAGTTGATGGTCAAACATTGCCAAGCCTAGCGCCAATGTTAGAACAAGCAACCCCAGCTGTGGTTTCAGTTGCGGTTAGTGGTACTCAAACTTCAAAACAGCAAATTCCTGATGTGTTTAAATATTTCTTTGGCCCCAACGCACCTCAAGAACAAGTACGTGAACGACCATTTAGAGGTCTAGGTTCTGGTGTCATTATTGATGCAAAAGAAGGTTACATTGTGACTAATAACCATGTAATTAATGGCGCCGATGAAATTAAAATCGGTTTACATGATGGCCGCGAAATTGATGCTAAATTAATAGGCTCAGATCCCGAGTCCGATATCGCCTTATTGCAAATTAAAGCCAAAAACCTGACAGCGATTAAACAAACCAATTCAGATGACATTCGTGTTGGCGACTTTGCTATTGCAATTGGTAATCCGTTTGGCTTAGGTCAAACTGTCACATCCGGTATTGTCAGTGCATTGGGTCGCAGCGGGCTTGGCATCGAAATGCTTGAAAACTTTATCCAAACCGATGCTGCTATTAATAGTGGTAACTCTGGTGGTGCACTCGTCAACCTGAACGGTGAACTGATTGGTATTAACACGGCCATTGTCGCTCCAGGTGGCGGTAACGTCGGTATTGGTTTCGCTATTCCTGCCAATATGGTCAATAACCTCATTAATCAAATTATCGAGCATGGTGAAGTCAAGCGTGGGGTGCTAGGTGTAACAGGCCGAGATTTAGATAATGAACTCGCTAAAGCATTTGGTCTTGAAACCCAACATGGTGGCTTTATTAGTGAAGTGATGCCAGATAGTGCAGCCGATGAAGCAGGCATTGAAGCTGGCGATATTATCGTCAGCGTAAACGGGAAAAAAATCAAAAACTTCCAAGAACTTCGAGCCAAAGTGGCCACTATGGGCGCTGGTGCTAAAGTTAACATCGGCATCATTCGAGACGGGGATAAAGAAACCGTTAACGTAATATTAGGAGAATCAACAAGCAGTACCGGCTCAGCTGCTGATGCTTTACATCCTATGCTTGAAGGGGCTGAACTTACTAATAGTAATAAAGGTATTGAAATAACCGATATTGCACAGGGGTCGCCGGCCGCTCGTAACGGCCTAGAAAAAGGCGATCTGATAGTGGGCTTAAACCGCAGCAAGGTGAAAAACTTAAACTCACTTAAAGAAGAGCTGAAAAACCAACAAGGCGCAGTGGCACTAAAAATATTACGTGATAATAAGCTAATGTACCTTGTATTAAGATAG
- a CDS encoding DUF2065 domain-containing protein — protein MDYQMLMLVIGTVLVIEGVGPLLFPEQWKKYLAEISLQNKNVLRRLGGSLVSAGVVLLIIFA, from the coding sequence ATGGATTATCAAATGCTAATGTTAGTAATTGGCACGGTTTTAGTTATAGAGGGCGTAGGGCCACTATTATTTCCTGAACAGTGGAAAAAATATTTAGCCGAGATTTCACTGCAAAATAAGAATGTTCTCAGGAGGTTAGGTGGATCTTTAGTCTCTGCTGGCGTCGTACTATTAATAATTTTCGCATAA
- the murA gene encoding UDP-N-acetylglucosamine 1-carboxyvinyltransferase has product MDKLTIKASKPLSGDVTISGAKNAALPILFAGVLAETDFIVSNVPSLRDVNTTFKLLRCLGAEVTDLGNSKYCISAAKLNEFCAPYDLVKTMRASILILGPLLARFGTADVSLPGGCAIGARPVNLHLQGLEQMGAKIEVKEGYIKARVDGRLKGAHIFMDMVSVGATENLLMAAALADGETIIENAAREPEINDLAHCLIAMGAKISGVGTATLKIEGVERLSGCEHRVMPDRIETGSFLVAAAVTRGSVRCVSADPSSLEAVLAKLEDAGAEITTGEDWIELDMKGKRPKAVNIKTAPYPAFPTDMQAQFCVLNALAEGTSHVTETIFENRFMHVPELSRMGAEMELEGNTCIIKGIERMNGAQVMATDLRASASLVIAGLMADGITTVDRIYHLDRGYEHIEEKFKGLGGEVVRVSE; this is encoded by the coding sequence GTGGATAAATTAACAATTAAAGCCAGTAAGCCACTTTCTGGAGATGTCACTATTTCTGGTGCTAAAAATGCGGCATTGCCGATTCTATTTGCTGGCGTGCTTGCTGAAACTGACTTTATCGTCTCTAACGTACCAAGTTTACGCGATGTAAATACCACGTTTAAATTACTACGATGCTTGGGCGCAGAAGTCACAGATTTAGGTAACAGTAAATACTGCATCTCAGCTGCAAAGCTTAATGAGTTTTGTGCACCTTACGATTTAGTCAAAACCATGCGCGCTTCGATCCTAATTTTAGGGCCGTTGCTGGCACGTTTTGGTACTGCAGATGTGTCACTGCCTGGCGGCTGTGCTATTGGTGCTCGTCCAGTGAACCTTCATTTACAAGGCTTAGAGCAAATGGGCGCTAAGATTGAAGTAAAAGAAGGCTACATTAAAGCTCGTGTCGATGGTCGCTTAAAAGGTGCGCATATCTTTATGGATATGGTGAGCGTTGGGGCAACCGAAAACTTATTGATGGCTGCTGCATTAGCTGATGGTGAAACCATTATTGAAAATGCTGCGCGAGAGCCTGAAATTAATGATTTAGCACATTGTTTGATAGCGATGGGAGCTAAAATTTCGGGTGTCGGTACTGCTACATTAAAAATTGAAGGTGTTGAGCGTCTTTCAGGGTGTGAGCACCGTGTCATGCCTGATCGAATTGAGACAGGTTCATTCCTTGTTGCTGCTGCAGTGACTCGTGGTAGCGTGCGTTGTGTCAGTGCCGATCCATCTTCGCTTGAAGCTGTACTTGCTAAGTTAGAAGATGCGGGGGCAGAAATCACTACAGGTGAAGATTGGATTGAGCTGGATATGAAAGGCAAACGTCCAAAGGCCGTTAATATAAAAACGGCTCCTTATCCTGCATTCCCAACCGATATGCAAGCTCAGTTTTGTGTGTTAAATGCTTTAGCTGAAGGAACGAGTCATGTGACTGAAACGATTTTTGAAAATCGTTTTATGCATGTACCTGAACTGAGCCGTATGGGCGCAGAAATGGAACTTGAAGGTAATACTTGTATCATTAAAGGTATTGAGCGCATGAATGGTGCTCAAGTGATGGCGACTGATTTACGTGCATCTGCCAGCTTAGTGATTGCAGGTTTAATGGCTGATGGGATTACTACAGTTGATCGTATTTACCACCTTGACCGTGGTTATGAACATATTGAAGAAAAGTTCAAAGGGCTAGGCGGCGAAGTCGTACGTGTGTCTGAATAG
- a CDS encoding MlaC/ttg2D family ABC transporter substrate-binding protein translates to MSQCFIRLWRVCVLFAVIILPVQASEVIDTHDPFKLVQQVSSKTFERFDADKALIDADLSHLKVIVREELMPYVDYKYAAYKVMGQYLRDTTPEQRERFVDAFEGYLVATYAQAFTEYTGQKVQFSPASEFENEKFVDVNVQIIEDGRPPIKVMFKARRLKDDSWKAFDLVAEGVSLLASKQSEITNLIRQKGVDSVIEMLKEKTQQEINYKQDKENAA, encoded by the coding sequence ATGAGCCAATGTTTCATACGTTTATGGCGTGTTTGTGTCTTATTCGCGGTCATCATTTTGCCAGTACAGGCTAGCGAAGTGATCGACACCCATGACCCTTTTAAATTAGTCCAGCAAGTATCCAGTAAAACCTTTGAACGTTTTGATGCTGATAAGGCACTCATTGATGCTGATTTGAGTCATTTGAAAGTCATTGTGCGCGAAGAGTTAATGCCTTATGTGGATTATAAGTATGCAGCTTATAAAGTCATGGGGCAGTATTTACGCGACACCACACCAGAGCAACGAGAGCGTTTTGTTGATGCATTTGAAGGGTATTTGGTTGCGACTTATGCGCAAGCGTTCACCGAATATACTGGACAAAAAGTGCAATTTTCTCCAGCTAGTGAATTCGAAAATGAAAAGTTTGTTGATGTAAATGTGCAAATTATTGAAGACGGTCGTCCGCCAATTAAGGTGATGTTTAAGGCTAGACGCCTAAAAGATGACAGTTGGAAAGCGTTCGATTTAGTCGCTGAAGGGGTCAGTTTGCTGGCATCTAAACAGTCAGAAATCACCAACCTTATTCGCCAAAAAGGGGTTGATTCAGTGATTGAGATGCTTAAAGAGAAGACCCAGCAAGAAATCAATTACAAACAGGATAAGGAAAATGCTGCGTGA
- a CDS encoding STAS domain-containing protein, translating into MIEFLQQGDICEIKGQLRQIEVIDLWSKRQELFTDSTQVLDLSALEYADSAGVAFLLELVSLGKSSKNTTQPRRLAHPSKHLKRLIELYDLESFFLEN; encoded by the coding sequence GTGATTGAGTTTTTACAGCAAGGTGACATTTGTGAAATTAAAGGGCAACTAAGGCAAATAGAGGTCATCGATTTATGGTCAAAACGACAAGAGTTGTTTACTGATTCGACTCAGGTGTTAGACTTGTCTGCTTTAGAGTATGCCGACAGCGCAGGCGTCGCTTTTTTACTTGAGCTGGTTAGTTTAGGTAAAAGCAGTAAAAACACCACTCAGCCAAGGAGATTGGCACATCCGAGTAAACATCTAAAAAGACTCATTGAGTTATATGATTTAGAATCCTTTTTTCTAGAAAACTAG
- a CDS encoding adenylosuccinate synthase: MGKNVVVLGTQWGDEGKGKIVDLLTEQAKYVVRYQGGHNAGHTLVIDGDKTVLHLIPSGILRDNVKCIIGNGVVLAPDALMKEINMLKERGVPVEERLLISEACPLILPFHCALDVAREKARGNQAIGTTGRGIGPAYEDKISRRGLRVGDLFNAELFAEKLKEVMKYHNFMLTEYYDCEAVDYQKTLEDALAIADYLKSMCTDVTELLDTARKAGEPILFEGAQGTLLDIDHGTYPYVTSSNTTAGGVATGSGFGPRHLDYVLGIMKAYTTRVGAGPFPTELENEIGDYLGHKGQEFGATTGRKRRPGWLDAVAMRRAVQINSVSGFCLTKLDVLDGLEEVKICVGYKYPDGTVETVTPLAAEGYEQVTPVFETMPGWSETTFGATSIEQLPQAALNYIKRIEELLEAPVDVISTGPDRNETIVLVNPFN; encoded by the coding sequence ATGGGCAAAAACGTAGTAGTACTCGGCACTCAATGGGGTGACGAAGGAAAAGGTAAGATTGTCGACCTTCTAACAGAACAGGCAAAATATGTAGTTCGTTACCAAGGCGGCCACAATGCTGGTCATACTCTTGTTATCGACGGCGATAAAACAGTACTTCATTTGATTCCATCAGGGATCTTACGCGACAATGTGAAATGCATTATCGGTAATGGTGTAGTGCTCGCTCCCGATGCTTTGATGAAAGAGATCAACATGCTTAAAGAGCGTGGTGTTCCTGTCGAAGAGCGTCTTCTTATTTCAGAAGCATGTCCACTAATTCTACCTTTCCATTGTGCTCTTGATGTAGCTCGTGAAAAAGCGCGCGGCAATCAAGCTATCGGTACAACGGGTCGTGGTATTGGTCCTGCTTATGAAGATAAAATTTCTCGTCGTGGTCTTCGCGTCGGTGATTTGTTCAATGCTGAACTTTTCGCTGAGAAGCTAAAAGAAGTGATGAAATATCACAACTTTATGCTGACAGAATACTATGATTGTGAAGCAGTTGATTATCAAAAAACGCTTGAAGATGCATTAGCGATTGCTGATTATCTTAAGAGCATGTGTACTGATGTTACTGAATTACTTGATACTGCCCGTAAAGCGGGTGAGCCAATCTTGTTTGAAGGTGCTCAAGGGACATTACTTGATATCGACCATGGTACATACCCATATGTGACTTCATCAAATACTACAGCAGGTGGCGTAGCTACTGGTTCTGGTTTTGGTCCTCGTCACTTAGATTATGTTTTAGGTATCATGAAAGCTTACACCACTCGCGTAGGTGCTGGTCCATTCCCAACTGAACTTGAGAATGAGATTGGTGACTACTTAGGTCATAAAGGCCAAGAGTTTGGTGCTACCACTGGTCGTAAACGTCGTCCAGGTTGGTTGGATGCAGTGGCAATGCGCCGTGCAGTTCAAATCAACAGTGTAAGCGGCTTCTGCCTAACAAAGCTTGATGTTCTAGATGGCCTAGAAGAAGTTAAGATTTGTGTTGGTTACAAGTACCCAGATGGTACTGTTGAAACTGTTACTCCACTAGCAGCCGAAGGTTACGAGCAGGTGACACCTGTTTTTGAAACTATGCCTGGCTGGAGTGAAACAACTTTCGGTGCGACGTCAATTGAGCAACTGCCACAAGCAGCACTTAATTACATCAAGCGCATTGAAGAGTTGCTAGAAGCACCTGTTGATGTTATTTCAACGGGTCCTGATAGAAATGAAACAATCGTATTAGTTAATCCATTTAACTAA